From the Leptolyngbya sp. O-77 genome, one window contains:
- a CDS encoding urease accessory protein UreD, which produces MGADGPGWQGRLELEFVARAGGTRLGRSFVQAPMKVQRPFFPEGDRVCHVVTLHTAGGVVGGDRLSTQVHLAQNAHALTTTATAGKIYRSNGQVAEQMTHLRVAAGGCLEWLPQETIVFDGADYRQRLRVDLDEDALWLGWEITRLGRTARGEGFASGQWRSHTEVWQDGTLLWVDPQQILGGAAPLSSPPRAERLPPSSPVSLSLASQSPNFSADLLPQTCQFIPTVASSSPLPSLQYAATRLQSGLLYRYRGHSTLEVRRWFIQIWHLLRPALVNRPGYLPRVW; this is translated from the coding sequence ATGGGGGCGGACGGGCCGGGCTGGCAGGGGCGATTAGAACTGGAATTTGTGGCGCGGGCGGGCGGAACGCGACTTGGGCGAAGTTTTGTGCAGGCTCCGATGAAGGTGCAGCGGCCGTTTTTCCCGGAGGGCGATCGCGTCTGTCATGTGGTGACGCTGCACACGGCGGGCGGCGTGGTGGGGGGCGATCGCCTCTCGACTCAAGTTCATCTGGCGCAAAACGCGCACGCGCTGACCACCACCGCCACCGCTGGCAAGATTTACCGCAGCAATGGCCAGGTCGCTGAGCAGATGACCCACCTCCGCGTTGCAGCGGGCGGCTGTTTAGAATGGCTGCCTCAGGAAACCATCGTGTTCGACGGAGCCGACTATCGGCAGCGGCTGCGGGTAGATCTAGACGAAGACGCGCTGTGGCTGGGTTGGGAAATCACCCGGCTGGGACGCACGGCGCGGGGCGAAGGGTTTGCCAGCGGCCAATGGCGATCGCACACAGAGGTCTGGCAAGACGGAACGCTGCTCTGGGTCGATCCGCAGCAGATCCTCGGCGGTGCTGCCCCGCTGAGCAGTCCCCCACGGGCTGAACGATTACCCCCGTCGTCGCCAGTTTCGCTATCCTTGGCCAGCCAGTCGCCCAACTTTTCTGCCGACCTTCTCCCCCAAACCTGCCAATTCATCCCCACCGTAGCTTCCTCTAGCCCCCTCCCATCCCTTCAATACGCCGCTACCCGCCTCCAATCCGGCCTCCTCTATCGCTATCGCGGCCATTCCACCCTAGAGGTCCGCCGCTGGTTTATCCAGATCTGGCATCTGCTGCGGCCGGCGCTGGTCAATCGGCCCGGATATCTTCCCCGCGTCTGGTAA
- the lexA gene encoding transcriptional repressor LexA: protein MPTAKPPTAKRSTVRQSTRQSIPKPLTVKQQRCLDWVTEFIQQQGISPTYEEIRVGLSYRSKDPVRSLLNALCNKGYITRKPHKARAIQVVQSSQVNGAKNGRLLQLVPTEATGTGSTVEAMPEPSATSPWAALEQASPKSRSRRKLPQGIPLLGGIAAHSPKTTFVDEPEIYLPLELFPNLARRSPYDLSQLFALRVQGDSMIESPHFGRRRDLAAPHPQTPASLKNGAIVAARVGDAATLKHYLRSETTVTLQPANAAYQPTVFDVEEVDVQGVYTGILVRGVV, encoded by the coding sequence ATGCCTACGGCCAAGCCACCCACCGCCAAACGGTCTACAGTCAGGCAATCCACCCGCCAGTCTATCCCCAAGCCGCTGACCGTCAAGCAGCAGCGATGCCTGGATTGGGTGACGGAATTCATCCAGCAGCAGGGCATTTCGCCCACCTATGAAGAAATTCGCGTCGGGCTGAGCTATCGCTCTAAAGACCCCGTGCGATCGCTCCTCAATGCTTTGTGCAACAAGGGCTATATCACCCGCAAGCCCCACAAAGCCCGCGCCATTCAGGTGGTTCAGTCGAGCCAGGTGAACGGGGCAAAAAACGGGCGATTGCTCCAGCTTGTTCCGACCGAGGCCACGGGCACGGGTTCGACTGTCGAGGCTATGCCAGAGCCATCCGCCACTTCTCCCTGGGCAGCGCTAGAGCAGGCTTCGCCCAAATCCAGGAGTCGGCGCAAGCTGCCCCAGGGCATTCCCCTCCTGGGTGGCATCGCAGCCCACAGCCCCAAGACCACCTTTGTAGACGAGCCAGAAATTTATCTGCCGCTGGAACTGTTTCCTAACCTGGCGCGGCGATCGCCCTACGACCTGTCCCAGTTGTTTGCCCTGCGCGTCCAGGGCGATAGCATGATCGAGTCCCCACATTTTGGACGGCGACGTGATCTTGCTGCGCCGCACCCCCAGACCCCGGCTTCGCTGAAAAATGGGGCAATTGTGGCGGCTCGCGTAGGTGATGCAGCGACGCTGAAGCACTACCTGCGCTCGGAAACAACGGTAACGCTCCAGCCCGCCAACGCCGCCTATCAGCCAACTGTGTTTGACGTGGAAGAAGTGGACGTGCAGGGCGTGTATACCGGAATTTTGGTGCGCGGTGTGGTTTGA
- a CDS encoding ComEC/Rec2 family competence protein translates to MRQRIVRSQAAGLSVKDQNGQPDPRPGALVSAMLLGKGGVDVPFELRDSFANAGLAHALAASGFQVSLLIGIMLSLTRSLPSQVSFFLSTALLLGYIGLTGLEPSVARAGVMGLAVLVAITLGRKVNPLHSLLLAATLLLLVNPIWIWDLGFQLSVLATLGLLVTAPVLTKWLDWLPSAIAPLVAVPLAAFVWTIPLQLHVFGVVSPYSLVLNILTAPLITGISLGSGLSALAALVLPVGGSAIAQLLLWPTQLLMALVEFANQLPGSAYAAGTIAPSQVMALYAIYLLVWGVAGLHRRWWLAAIVCLGLVAIPTGAAVMSRLAVTVLDTSDEPMLIVQHRSRVGLIGNLSPEDAQFTVLPFLRQQGVNRVTWAIAPDLTTCHTEGWMQLVQHIPVQSFYFAPGACPAPKNSTLPDKQHLIQQIQVRGGQIHPLPLNQAMQLGDVAVRKVSQEPLALRFQIDDQIWLLIRGLRTASLEPLLPQLATLTTVLWWDGGKLDAQALSTIRPQQAIATRPPNDTAEAWFSAQAIPLHVVAQQGAIQWTPKTGFRAIAPVD, encoded by the coding sequence GTGCGGCAGCGCATCGTGCGATCGCAGGCAGCAGGCCTATCCGTTAAGGATCAAAACGGGCAGCCCGATCCGCGACCAGGCGCACTCGTCAGCGCCATGCTACTGGGCAAAGGCGGTGTAGATGTTCCCTTCGAGTTGCGTGATAGCTTTGCGAATGCAGGACTGGCTCACGCGCTGGCAGCATCGGGCTTTCAGGTGTCGCTGCTGATTGGCATCATGCTCAGCCTGACGCGATCGCTCCCCTCTCAGGTCAGCTTTTTTCTTTCCACGGCCCTACTGCTGGGCTACATCGGGCTGACCGGGCTAGAGCCGTCGGTGGCGCGGGCGGGCGTGATGGGTCTGGCGGTGCTGGTGGCAATCACGCTGGGGCGCAAGGTCAACCCGCTCCACTCGCTGCTGCTGGCGGCGACGCTGCTGCTGCTGGTGAATCCGATCTGGATTTGGGATTTGGGCTTTCAGCTCAGCGTGCTGGCGACGCTGGGGCTGCTGGTGACAGCGCCGGTGCTGACAAAATGGCTGGACTGGCTGCCCAGCGCGATCGCCCCGCTGGTGGCCGTGCCCCTCGCCGCCTTTGTGTGGACGATTCCGCTGCAACTGCACGTCTTTGGCGTGGTGTCGCCCTACAGCCTGGTGCTAAATATCCTGACTGCGCCGCTGATTACGGGCATCAGCCTGGGCAGTGGCCTCAGTGCGCTGGCGGCGCTGGTCTTGCCCGTGGGGGGCAGCGCGATCGCCCAGTTGCTCCTGTGGCCGACCCAGCTTTTGATGGCGCTGGTGGAATTTGCCAACCAGCTTCCAGGCAGTGCCTACGCAGCAGGGACGATCGCGCCTAGTCAGGTGATGGCGCTGTATGCCATCTATCTGCTGGTGTGGGGCGTAGCGGGGCTGCATCGGCGCTGGTGGCTGGCGGCGATCGTGTGTCTTGGGCTGGTGGCCATTCCGACGGGGGCGGCGGTGATGTCGCGGCTGGCGGTGACCGTGCTAGACACGTCCGACGAGCCGATGCTGATCGTGCAACACCGCAGCCGCGTGGGGCTAATTGGCAACCTCAGCCCAGAGGACGCGCAGTTTACCGTGCTGCCCTTTCTGCGACAGCAGGGGGTAAACCGGGTGACTTGGGCGATCGCCCCCGACCTCACCACTTGCCATACCGAAGGCTGGATGCAACTCGTACAGCACATCCCAGTCCAGTCGTTTTACTTTGCTCCTGGCGCTTGCCCAGCCCCGAAAAACTCAACCCTTCCCGACAAGCAGCACCTGATTCAGCAAATCCAGGTGCGGGGCGGGCAGATTCATCCGCTGCCGCTGAATCAGGCGATGCAGCTTGGCGATGTTGCCGTGCGAAAGGTGAGTCAGGAACCCCTGGCGCTGCGGTTTCAAATTGATGACCAGATCTGGCTGCTGATACGCGGGCTGCGAACCGCTTCCCTGGAACCCTTGCTGCCGCAACTGGCAACCCTGACGACTGTGCTGTGGTGGGACGGGGGAAAGCTAGATGCCCAGGCGCTCAGCACGATCCGCCCCCAGCAGGCGATCGCCACTCGTCCGCCCAACGACACTGCCGAAGCCTGGTTCAGCGCCCAGGCCATTCCCCTGCATGTGGTCGCTCAGCAGGGCGCAATTCAGTGGACTCCAAAAACCGGGTTTCGGGCGATCGCCCCCGTCGATTAG
- a CDS encoding CHAT domain-containing protein: MGQSRRWRQARFTAELRQQFEAIGQCYSATLTQYCSATLARLPRPSSHRVFYRHRTRQWATALLLGLMLALGLAYSATGTPPANLPPSPALHTASIHPATVQPESLSTEQFSGFLAQPPSTFPFRSSFFVLRSSQALPPDDPQSARLLYEAGRYREAIAQLETQLIDYRQTGDRLREGLTLANLSLAHQQLGEWAAAERHMTEAVQLLNSLPPRTQPVQRAQAQALTILGRLQFARGQADTALESWERATALFQQVGDLAAIDTQMNQAQALRSLGLYRRAIAQLAAIDQQLTAVPDSLTKAQVLRTLGDAQRVAGDLDAARQALEQSRSIVAALYAQSPTPATQEAIAAITLSLANLGRARAIAALGQAGMTPTEAVRRVNTPLSDNRARRAYEQHQQRIATTFLQQMETVLRLYTEAAQLSPSAELRLQAALNQLSLLVETAQWEQARSHYSAIQQQLDLLPPSRPTLFSQIELAQLLTTLSQASGGEPDLEAIARRLSKTVQQAREVGDLRAESFALGSLGHLYEQTGQWREAQTLTQQALNLAQQIAAADVAYRWQWQLGRLLLVQGDRTGAIAAYRQSVQSLQAIRGDLVAIDRDVQFSFRESVEPVYRQLADLLLDPQNPTPDLERLVQARDVIEGLQVAELDNFFREACLDTQFQLDRVVDSSTLPAAVLYTIVLPDRIEVILKQPQQPLRRYTTPVAQETVERVSEDLLRELRDRAYPSPEGLALSQQVYDWLIRPIADQLTENQTLVFVLDGALRNVPMAALHDGRQYLIEHYSVALAPGLQLPDPRPLQQRQFRALMAGLTEARDNFPALPNVEKELEEIQKTLPSRMLLNTSFTQQNFQNSLSAAPASIVHVATHGEFSSNAADTFILAWDSRVNVKDLSSLLQVQELDSPEPIELLVLSACRTAEGDRRATLGLAGVAVRAGARSTIASLWSVDDEAGADLMIEFYHQLTRSPISKAEALRQAQLSLLRANYDAPRFWASYVLLGNWL; this comes from the coding sequence ATGGGCCAGAGCCGTCGATGGAGACAAGCGCGTTTCACTGCCGAACTCCGGCAGCAGTTTGAGGCGATTGGGCAATGTTACTCAGCAACACTTACGCAATATTGCTCCGCAACGCTGGCACGACTGCCCCGCCCCAGTTCCCACCGCGTCTTCTATCGCCACAGAACCCGGCAATGGGCCACGGCGCTGCTCCTGGGGCTAATGCTGGCACTGGGTTTGGCCTATTCTGCCACAGGCACGCCTCCAGCCAATTTGCCCCCATCGCCAGCACTCCACACCGCTTCCATCCATCCCGCGACCGTCCAGCCAGAGAGCTTAAGCACCGAGCAATTTTCTGGATTTCTAGCGCAGCCCCCATCCACATTCCCCTTTCGTTCTTCGTTCTTCGTTCTTCGTTCTTCCCAAGCCCTGCCCCCAGACGACCCGCAGTCCGCCCGATTGCTCTACGAAGCGGGTCGCTATCGAGAGGCGATCGCCCAGTTAGAAACCCAGCTTATCGACTATCGGCAGACGGGCGATCGCCTCCGCGAAGGGTTGACGCTGGCAAACCTGTCGCTAGCACATCAGCAGCTTGGGGAATGGGCGGCGGCAGAACGGCACATGACTGAAGCAGTGCAACTGCTGAATTCCCTCCCGCCGCGCACCCAACCCGTGCAGCGGGCACAGGCGCAGGCATTGACCATTTTGGGGCGGCTCCAATTTGCACGGGGGCAGGCAGATACGGCGCTAGAGTCCTGGGAGCGGGCCACAGCGTTGTTTCAGCAGGTGGGCGACCTGGCCGCCATCGACACGCAGATGAACCAGGCGCAGGCGCTGCGATCGCTGGGGCTATATCGGCGGGCGATCGCCCAGCTTGCTGCCATCGACCAGCAGTTGACTGCTGTACCCGATTCCCTGACCAAGGCGCAAGTGTTGCGGACGCTGGGGGATGCTCAGCGCGTGGCGGGCGATCTAGACGCGGCCCGTCAAGCCCTGGAGCAGAGCCGCAGCATTGTCGCCGCGCTGTACGCCCAGTCGCCCACGCCCGCCACCCAGGAGGCGATCGCCGCCATTACGCTCAGCTTGGCGAACCTAGGCCGGGCCAGGGCGATCGCCGCGCTGGGCCAGGCCGGCATGACCCCTACAGAGGCGGTGCGGCGAGTGAATACACCCTTATCAGACAATCGCGCTCGGCGGGCCTACGAACAGCATCAGCAGCGCATCGCCACCACCTTTTTGCAGCAGATGGAAACCGTGCTGAGGCTGTATACCGAGGCTGCCCAATTGTCCCCCTCAGCAGAATTGCGGCTTCAGGCGGCGCTGAACCAGCTGAGCCTGCTGGTGGAAACTGCCCAGTGGGAGCAGGCGCGATCGCACTACTCGGCAATTCAGCAGCAACTCGACCTCTTGCCCCCCAGTCGGCCGACGCTGTTCAGCCAGATTGAGCTGGCGCAGCTTTTGACAACCCTGTCCCAAGCCAGCGGTGGAGAGCCAGATCTAGAGGCGATCGCCCGTCGCTTGTCCAAAACGGTGCAGCAGGCGAGGGAAGTGGGCGACTTGCGGGCAGAGTCCTTTGCCCTGGGCAGCTTGGGGCATCTTTACGAACAAACAGGACAATGGCGCGAAGCCCAAACCCTCACTCAGCAGGCGCTCAACCTGGCGCAGCAAATCGCCGCCGCCGATGTTGCCTATCGCTGGCAGTGGCAACTGGGGCGACTGCTGCTGGTGCAAGGCGACAGAACGGGGGCGATCGCTGCCTACCGCCAGTCCGTGCAAAGCCTGCAAGCGATTCGGGGTGACCTGGTAGCGATTGACCGAGACGTGCAGTTTTCCTTCCGCGAGAGCGTGGAGCCAGTCTATCGCCAGTTGGCTGACCTGCTGCTCGATCCGCAGAATCCAACCCCCGACCTGGAGCGGCTGGTGCAGGCGCGGGACGTGATCGAGGGGCTGCAAGTGGCAGAACTCGACAACTTCTTTCGAGAAGCCTGCCTGGATACGCAGTTTCAGCTAGACCGGGTGGTGGATTCGTCTACGCTGCCCGCCGCCGTGCTGTATACCATTGTCCTGCCCGACCGGATTGAAGTCATCCTGAAGCAGCCCCAGCAGCCCCTCCGCCGCTACACCACGCCCGTCGCCCAAGAAACCGTCGAGCGCGTGTCCGAAGACCTGTTGCGAGAATTGCGCGATCGCGCTTACCCCTCCCCAGAAGGACTGGCCCTGTCCCAGCAGGTCTACGACTGGCTGATTCGCCCCATTGCAGACCAGTTAACCGAAAACCAGACGCTTGTTTTCGTGCTAGACGGGGCGCTACGCAACGTGCCGATGGCAGCCCTGCACGACGGTCGCCAGTATTTGATCGAACACTACAGCGTGGCGCTGGCCCCCGGTCTGCAACTGCCCGACCCGCGCCCGCTCCAGCAGCGTCAGTTTCGCGCCCTAATGGCCGGGCTGACGGAAGCACGAGACAATTTTCCTGCCCTGCCCAATGTAGAAAAGGAGCTAGAGGAAATCCAGAAAACCCTGCCCAGTCGCATGCTGCTCAACACAAGCTTTACCCAGCAAAATTTCCAGAATTCTCTAAGCGCCGCACCCGCCTCGATTGTCCACGTCGCAACCCACGGCGAGTTTAGCTCCAACGCCGCCGACACCTTCATCCTGGCGTGGGATAGCCGAGTCAATGTGAAAGACCTCAGCAGCCTGCTGCAAGTCCAGGAGCTAGACAGCCCAGAACCGATTGAACTGCTGGTGTTGAGCGCCTGCCGCACCGCCGAGGGCGATCGCCGCGCCACCCTGGGCCTTGCGGGAGTAGCCGTTCGCGCTGGGGCCCGCAGCACCATCGCCTCGCTCTGGAGCGTAGACGACGAAGCCGGAGCTGACCTGATGATCGAGTTCTATCACCAACTGACGCGCAGCCCTATCTCCAAAGCCGAAGCCCTGCGCCAGGCCCAGCTGAGCCTGCTGCGGGCAAACTACGACGCGCCCCGCTTCTGGGCATCCTACGTGCTGCTGGGCAACTGGCTTTAG
- a CDS encoding spermidine/putrescine ABC transporter substrate-binding protein, translated as MTQPNRPTAPFSRKTRRQFLQGAGAALSAVALASCRGGYSNVQVGAGGSDTLRIYTWSNYIDDELLSQFQEQTGVRAIADVFDSNETMLAKVQAGGGNEYSIIYPSDYMVEQMKELNLLAELDKTKITGAENLLPQFQDPPYDPGNQFSIPAVWGTTGLVYNRTQLNPSPQDWDYLWENQSKLARRVTLFNDVREVMGATLKSLGYSYNSTNPKELEAAFRQLQKLKPAIANFTTDGWRDQMLTGDLAIAMAYSSDALQVSEENPDIQYLIPASGSSLWTDTIVIPAAAPNPEAAYAWINFLLEPDVLAQASERLRFATANQAAIDLLPNALKSNPNLYPDQAALQKCERISPIGDATELYDQYWTQLTSL; from the coding sequence ATGACTCAGCCCAATCGGCCAACTGCTCCGTTTAGCCGCAAAACCCGTCGGCAGTTTCTTCAGGGGGCAGGCGCGGCCCTGTCAGCCGTGGCGCTGGCAAGCTGTCGGGGCGGCTATAGCAACGTACAGGTCGGCGCGGGCGGCAGCGATACGCTGCGGATTTACACCTGGTCAAACTATATTGACGACGAGCTACTGAGCCAGTTTCAGGAGCAGACAGGCGTGCGGGCGATCGCCGACGTATTCGACTCCAACGAAACCATGCTGGCGAAGGTGCAGGCCGGCGGCGGCAACGAGTACAGCATCATCTACCCCTCCGACTATATGGTGGAGCAGATGAAGGAACTCAACCTGCTGGCAGAACTGGACAAAACCAAAATCACCGGAGCCGAAAACCTGCTGCCCCAGTTCCAAGACCCGCCCTACGACCCCGGCAACCAATTCAGCATTCCCGCCGTGTGGGGCACGACCGGCCTGGTTTACAACCGCACCCAGCTCAACCCCTCGCCGCAGGACTGGGACTATCTCTGGGAGAATCAGAGCAAGCTGGCGCGACGGGTGACGCTGTTTAACGACGTGCGTGAGGTGATGGGCGCAACGCTGAAGTCGCTGGGCTATTCCTACAACTCCACCAACCCAAAGGAACTGGAGGCGGCGTTCCGGCAGTTGCAAAAGCTCAAGCCTGCGATCGCCAACTTTACGACCGACGGCTGGCGCGATCAGATGCTCACGGGCGACCTGGCGATCGCCATGGCCTATTCCTCCGACGCGCTCCAGGTGTCCGAAGAAAATCCCGATATCCAATACCTGATTCCCGCCAGCGGCTCCTCCCTGTGGACCGATACGATAGTGATTCCGGCGGCTGCGCCCAACCCCGAGGCGGCCTATGCCTGGATTAACTTCTTGCTGGAGCCAGATGTGCTGGCACAGGCATCGGAGCGGCTGAGGTTCGCTACGGCAAACCAGGCGGCGATCGACCTATTGCCCAACGCCCTCAAGTCCAATCCCAACCTGTATCCCGACCAGGCGGCGCTGCAAAAATGTGAGCGCATTTCCCCCATCGGCGACGCAACGGAACTCTACGACCAGTATTGGACGCAGCTCACCAGCCTATAG
- a CDS encoding ComEC/Rec2 family competence protein: MGILLFIRVYQTAKFMSAAGGVMLCLAYGLGLLLTGVSVQVWGISVGGDRPSGVGDCWQGRSRLALWRTGPSAKVWMVAGWVGLLAAFYFQVRLPKPAETDISALLSNPDAAAEQTNLAVTVHGFIDSPPRQTRSSKLQLELVPFRVQQVDEAEQPIRAAAVSGRLYVTLPLKLKEDLHPGQMLTVSGSLYRPKPARNPRRL; this comes from the coding sequence ATGGGAATACTGCTGTTCATCAGGGTGTATCAAACAGCAAAATTTATGAGCGCAGCGGGCGGTGTAATGCTGTGCCTAGCCTATGGGCTGGGCCTGCTTTTGACCGGGGTTTCGGTGCAGGTATGGGGCATCTCAGTGGGGGGCGATCGCCCTTCCGGTGTTGGGGATTGCTGGCAGGGGCGATCGCGCCTCGCCCTCTGGCGGACGGGGCCTTCCGCCAAGGTCTGGATGGTAGCGGGATGGGTCGGACTGTTGGCAGCGTTTTACTTTCAGGTGCGCCTGCCCAAACCTGCGGAAACGGATATCAGCGCTCTGCTAAGCAACCCCGACGCAGCAGCCGAGCAGACTAACTTAGCCGTAACGGTGCATGGCTTCATCGACTCGCCCCCGCGACAAACCCGCAGCAGCAAGCTCCAGCTTGAGTTAGTGCCGTTTCGGGTGCAGCAAGTGGACGAAGCCGAACAGCCCATTCGCGCTGCGGCAGTGTCTGGGCGGCTGTATGTGACGCTGCCGCTAAAGCTCAAGGAAGATCTGCATCCAGGACAGATGCTTACGGTGTCGGGGTCGCTGTATCGCCCCAAGCCTGCCAGGAACCCCCGGCGGCTTTGA
- a CDS encoding pentapeptide repeat-containing protein, with product MILGTTAAILGIPGLRAFLSGFARPEPSRIGVSKTVSLAQRVQGGNLERLKQTRKCPRCNLSGADLSGLDLSRVDLREANLTATRFDNTKLINAQLAQSNLTDASLQSANLQGADLQGAVLNRTNFRNAQMMHATLEEADLQQATLTGAEMRAANLTDSRMERANLRQTSLYGALLSRANLAIADLSDSDLRYANFLDANLQGANLSNAQLEFAIMPNGRTYQGTVPY from the coding sequence ATGATTTTGGGAACTACGGCAGCCATTCTAGGTATTCCTGGACTCCGAGCATTCCTGTCGGGCTTTGCTCGCCCAGAGCCATCTAGGATAGGAGTTTCCAAAACAGTTTCTCTGGCTCAGCGAGTGCAGGGGGGCAATCTAGAGCGCCTGAAGCAGACGCGCAAGTGTCCCCGCTGCAACTTGAGCGGTGCTGACCTAAGCGGACTCGACCTGAGCCGGGTTGACCTGCGAGAGGCAAACCTGACGGCCACCCGGTTTGACAACACCAAGTTAATCAACGCTCAACTGGCTCAGTCCAATTTGACTGATGCCAGTCTGCAAAGCGCCAATCTTCAGGGTGCAGATTTGCAAGGCGCGGTACTGAATCGCACCAACTTTCGGAACGCTCAGATGATGCACGCTACGCTGGAAGAAGCAGACTTGCAGCAGGCAACGCTGACCGGAGCTGAGATGCGGGCCGCCAACCTGACAGACAGTCGCATGGAACGAGCCAACCTGAGGCAGACCAGTCTCTACGGCGCATTGCTGAGCCGGGCAAATCTGGCGATCGCCGACCTAAGCGATTCCGATCTGCGCTACGCCAACTTCCTGGATGCCAATCTTCAGGGCGCGAACCTCAGCAACGCCCAGCTAGAGTTTGCCATCATGCCCAACGGCAGAACTTATCAGGGCACAGTGCCCTACTAA
- a CDS encoding VOC family protein, which yields MLTRFLHAALLVSDLDKAEQFYGTVLGLTKIDRPLKYPGAWYQLGEVQIHLMVDPRTQVLLTEAEKWGRNPHLAIATPDLDAMKTRLVEQGYPVQMSASGRPALFTRDPDGNVLEIGQA from the coding sequence ATGCTGACCCGATTCTTGCACGCGGCGCTGTTGGTGTCGGATTTAGATAAAGCAGAACAGTTCTATGGCACCGTGCTGGGATTGACCAAAATCGATCGCCCTCTGAAATATCCCGGAGCCTGGTATCAGCTAGGCGAGGTGCAGATTCACCTGATGGTCGATCCGCGCACTCAGGTTTTGCTGACGGAGGCGGAAAAGTGGGGCCGGAATCCCCATTTGGCGATCGCCACCCCTGACCTGGATGCCATGAAAACGCGGCTGGTTGAACAGGGCTACCCTGTGCAAATGAGCGCGTCGGGTCGCCCCGCCCTGTTCACTCGCGACCCCGATGGGAATGTGCTGGAGATTGGGCAGGCTTGA
- a CDS encoding YdcF family protein, giving the protein MPPGIDLQRATRQPCLSTMFELLTRILLWLLIGTILWYVFSKFIPRVYLTWLGGIILFAFVILAFIDPTNSTVGTVWSVLSLPLKPLGLVFFLLLSSLKKGAKSVDGNLVLAAVLVLLLTSTPIVAYWLTSQAARTLAYSPTVQRPVDFNPASVKAIVVLGDSNDPADPAYRSRTQVSSDRDGFTNVLASRLFFAARVYRGELEQGRNPLVIVSLGSQLGLNASEEARAIAIQTVQGILTSAGVQGDRIVIDTEGTDLYSNAVAIERILTPLGYQKETDSLLLVVPLLNVSRARATFASRGLRTLGLPTDQFLFQLDDRRLIASVADLVPNVDALALTTRVVDEYLSSVYYFMRGWLVSPI; this is encoded by the coding sequence TTGCCCCCCGGCATCGACCTCCAGCGGGCGACCCGTCAACCATGCCTGTCAACCATGTTTGAACTGCTCACCCGAATTCTGCTCTGGCTGCTGATTGGCACGATCCTCTGGTACGTGTTCAGCAAGTTCATTCCCAGGGTCTATTTGACGTGGCTGGGCGGCATCATCCTATTTGCCTTCGTCATCCTGGCGTTTATCGACCCCACTAACAGCACCGTGGGCACCGTCTGGAGCGTGTTGTCGCTGCCACTGAAACCGCTGGGGCTGGTGTTCTTCTTGCTGTTGAGTTCGCTGAAAAAAGGGGCCAAAAGCGTGGACGGTAATCTAGTGCTGGCGGCGGTGCTGGTGCTGCTGCTGACGAGTACGCCGATTGTGGCCTACTGGCTGACTTCGCAGGCAGCCCGCACCCTAGCCTACAGCCCGACGGTGCAGCGGCCAGTGGACTTTAACCCAGCATCGGTCAAGGCGATCGTGGTGTTGGGCGACAGCAATGACCCGGCCGATCCGGCCTATCGCAGCCGCACCCAGGTTAGCAGCGATCGCGACGGGTTTACCAATGTGCTGGCCTCGCGGCTGTTCTTTGCGGCTCGCGTCTATCGCGGTGAATTGGAGCAGGGTCGGAACCCGCTGGTCATCGTCAGCCTGGGGTCGCAACTGGGACTGAATGCATCGGAGGAAGCGCGGGCGATCGCCATCCAGACCGTGCAGGGCATTTTGACCAGTGCGGGCGTGCAGGGCGATCGCATCGTGATCGACACCGAAGGGACCGATCTCTACAGCAACGCGGTAGCCATCGAGCGTATCTTGACCCCGCTGGGCTACCAAAAAGAAACCGACAGCCTGCTGCTAGTGGTGCCCTTGCTCAACGTCAGCCGCGCCCGCGCTACCTTTGCCAGCCGCGGCCTGCGAACCCTGGGCCTGCCCACTGACCAATTCCTGTTTCAACTGGACGATCGCCGCCTGATTGCCAGCGTAGCTGACCTCGTTCCCAACGTAGACGCACTGGCGCTGACGACCCGCGTGGTAGATGAATATCTGTCTTCGGTCTACTACTTTATGCGCGGCTGGCTAGTCAGCCCGATTTAG